Proteins from a single region of Methanoculleus horonobensis:
- a CDS encoding GNAT family N-acetyltransferase: MITAVLPEPGRTSTGIRPDVRELTSAEFSAADEIWREYHGTAGDPARDRIFATFLAGQIVSLARCRRHPDGLEVDGVFTPEDCRNRGYGRTTMTALVTACHNDDLYMYAVESLTRFYAEFGFISIPERDLPPGIRERYTWAAGNMEGAEVRPMLRRAGL; encoded by the coding sequence ATGATAACTGCTGTTCTTCCAGAACCGGGCAGAACGTCGACCGGAATCCGACCGGACGTCCGTGAACTGACAAGCGCGGAGTTCTCCGCCGCGGACGAGATCTGGCGCGAGTATCACGGCACGGCCGGCGATCCCGCACGGGACCGGATCTTCGCGACCTTCCTTGCAGGGCAGATCGTCTCCCTCGCCCGGTGCAGAAGGCATCCCGACGGCCTGGAGGTCGACGGCGTCTTCACGCCCGAAGACTGCCGCAATAGGGGATATGGACGCACGACGATGACCGCCCTGGTCACGGCCTGCCACAACGACGACCTCTACATGTACGCGGTCGAGAGCCTCACCAGGTTTTACGCGGAGTTCGGGTTCATCTCAATACCGGAACGCGACCTCCCCCCCGGAATCCGGGAGCGTTACACCTGGGCTGCGGGGAACATGGAGGGCGCCGAGGTCCGGCCGATGCTCAGGAGAGCCGGGTTGTAA
- a CDS encoding PAS domain S-box protein, producing MNVTDIQAALVTDTRRIAIIAGLAVLTLGGNLLAMVIGAPESLLPLPTLPLTIPIILASYWYPRRGILFSVCFASIYAVTTYFLSPPAPLLIFTILLRAILLVLIGGVVAYLATKLRESEQQMNQIIEFLPDATFAIDRTGEVIAWNRAIEEMTGVKKEAMLGRGEYEYAVPFYGEQRPLLANQILQGDPEAAYPSVRRRGDVLVAEIYTPLLRGGRGAHIRFAATALLDRSGRVTGAIESIRDVSDEVMTEAALQNAGRQLNILTGILRTDLSNRLAVLYGHLSVGAMKFDDPEILSFIDDLNDAANGIRRQIEISREFRDIGTSPPAWIPVQQAVRKAAASLSFRDTSLDAWTERLEIFADPHLATVFIHLFENSLAPATKASRIVVTYQLRPDGCAVIVEDDGTGIPDAEKEGLFAQKAEGYGHGLFLAHEILAITGIAIRETGTFGTGAKFEILVPSEGYRVV from the coding sequence ATGAACGTCACCGACATTCAGGCCGCGCTTGTCACCGATACGCGCCGCATCGCGATCATCGCGGGGCTAGCCGTGCTGACCCTCGGCGGGAACCTGCTTGCCATGGTCATCGGTGCACCGGAGAGCCTTCTCCCCCTTCCCACCCTCCCGCTCACCATCCCGATCATCCTCGCGAGTTACTGGTATCCGCGGCGGGGCATCCTCTTTTCCGTCTGCTTCGCATCCATCTACGCCGTCACGACCTACTTCCTCTCCCCGCCAGCCCCTCTGCTGATTTTCACCATCCTCCTGCGGGCGATCCTCCTCGTTCTCATCGGCGGCGTGGTTGCGTACCTCGCAACGAAACTGCGTGAGTCCGAGCAGCAGATGAACCAGATCATCGAGTTCCTGCCCGATGCGACCTTCGCCATCGACCGCACGGGAGAGGTCATCGCCTGGAACCGCGCGATCGAGGAGATGACCGGGGTGAAGAAAGAAGCCATGCTCGGCCGGGGGGAATACGAGTACGCCGTGCCCTTCTACGGCGAACAGCGCCCGCTGCTTGCAAACCAGATCCTCCAGGGCGATCCCGAGGCAGCGTACCCGTCGGTCAGGAGAAGAGGCGACGTCCTTGTCGCGGAGATCTACACCCCCCTTCTCAGGGGCGGGCGGGGGGCACACATCAGGTTCGCGGCGACCGCGCTTCTCGACCGGAGCGGACGGGTCACCGGAGCGATCGAGTCCATCCGGGACGTCAGCGACGAGGTCATGACGGAGGCCGCACTGCAGAACGCCGGCCGCCAGCTCAACATCCTCACGGGAATCCTGCGCACCGATCTCTCGAACCGGCTTGCGGTCCTGTACGGGCACCTCTCGGTGGGTGCGATGAAGTTCGACGACCCCGAGATACTCTCCTTCATCGACGACTTAAACGATGCCGCAAACGGGATCCGGCGACAGATCGAGATCTCCCGCGAGTTCCGCGACATCGGGACATCGCCGCCGGCATGGATCCCCGTGCAGCAGGCCGTCAGGAAGGCAGCCGCCAGCCTCTCCTTCAGGGACACCTCCCTCGACGCGTGGACGGAACGGCTCGAGATCTTCGCCGACCCCCACCTCGCGACGGTCTTCATCCATCTCTTCGAGAACTCGCTCGCGCCGGCGACGAAGGCGAGCAGGATCGTCGTCACGTATCAGCTGCGCCCGGACGGGTGTGCCGTCATCGTAGAGGACGACGGAACCGGTATCCCCGACGCAGAGAAGGAAGGTCTTTTTGCGCAGAAGGCAGAGGGCTACGGGCACGGGCTCTTCCTCGCCCACGAGATACTTGCCATCACCGGGATCGCGATCCGCGAGACCGGAACGTTCGGAACAGGGGCGAAATTCGAGATCCTGGTGCCGTCCGAGGGCTACAGGGTTGTCTGA
- a CDS encoding ATP-binding response regulator: MSVLVVEDSRTQAEFIRHVLETEGYEVALAADGTEATRRMEIDMPDIVLTDIMMPGIDGYELCRRIKQQNPDTPVILVTNLFDPADVLKGLASGADSFIVKPIDPEHVRSQIEAVMRTREIPEPKDSPAELEIPFAGSTYTIAAGRLKILNTLLSTYTVAVTKNTELQEAQEQLHSLNEQLQDAVADLSRSNESLAAENQERRRVEKALADANRKLQLMASITRHDLLNQLAALWGYLDLAQVLREREPANAWRHVESAAEMVNRINNTVRFTAEYQKVGATAPTWQEIRTLVERSEKYISTGKVTLENAVPAGVEIFADPLIEKVFSNLIENALRYGETVTTIAFSLKQDGETYTILCEDNGVGVPADEKEKIFTYAHGMNTGLGLFLAREILAITGITIQETGIPGNGARFEIFCPAKVIRAPGRQTE, translated from the coding sequence ATGAGCGTTCTGGTGGTAGAGGATAGCAGGACGCAGGCCGAGTTCATTCGCCACGTCCTCGAGACGGAAGGATACGAGGTCGCCCTGGCCGCCGACGGCACCGAGGCGACGCGGAGGATGGAGATCGATATGCCCGATATCGTCCTGACCGACATCATGATGCCCGGAATAGACGGGTACGAACTCTGCCGCCGGATCAAGCAGCAGAACCCGGATACACCCGTCATCCTGGTCACCAACCTCTTCGATCCCGCCGACGTCTTAAAAGGGCTTGCATCGGGAGCAGACAGTTTCATCGTGAAACCCATCGACCCGGAACACGTCCGCTCCCAGATCGAGGCCGTCATGCGGACGCGGGAGATTCCCGAACCAAAAGACTCTCCCGCAGAACTGGAGATTCCCTTCGCCGGCAGCACCTATACCATCGCCGCAGGACGGCTCAAGATCTTAAACACCCTTCTCTCGACATACACCGTCGCAGTGACGAAGAACACCGAACTCCAGGAGGCGCAGGAGCAGCTGCACTCCTTAAACGAACAACTCCAGGACGCCGTCGCGGATCTCTCGCGCAGCAACGAGAGCCTTGCCGCCGAGAACCAGGAACGCCGCCGCGTGGAAAAAGCGCTTGCGGATGCCAACCGGAAACTCCAGCTCATGGCAAGCATCACCCGCCATGACCTCTTAAATCAGCTCGCGGCGCTCTGGGGATATCTCGACCTCGCGCAGGTGCTGCGCGAGCGTGAACCGGCAAACGCGTGGCGCCACGTCGAGAGCGCTGCCGAGATGGTGAACCGTATCAACAACACCGTCCGGTTTACGGCCGAGTACCAGAAGGTGGGGGCGACGGCTCCAACCTGGCAGGAGATCAGGACGCTTGTGGAGCGGTCGGAGAAATATATCTCGACGGGCAAGGTAACCCTTGAGAACGCCGTTCCGGCGGGGGTGGAGATCTTCGCCGACCCGCTCATCGAGAAGGTCTTCTCGAACCTTATCGAGAACGCGCTACGATACGGGGAGACGGTCACCACCATCGCCTTCAGCCTCAAACAGGATGGAGAGACCTACACCATCCTCTGTGAGGATAACGGGGTGGGGGTTCCTGCCGACGAGAAGGAGAAGATCTTCACCTACGCACACGGCATGAATACCGGACTCGGCCTCTTCCTCGCGCGGGAGATCCTGGCCATAACCGGGATCACCATCCAGGAGACGGGGATCCCCGGGAACGGAGCACGATTCGAGATCTTCTGTCCGGCAAAGGTGATCCGCGCTCCCGGCCGGCAGACCGAATGA
- a CDS encoding hybrid sensor histidine kinase/response regulator produces MTGSDDVFRARLLETFREEADGYLETITEGLIALEKAGPTPELVEQVYRTVHSLKGASRAVNLREIESICQNLETVFSLVKRGEYVPEADGFDLFHQAIAVIRSLIREERPDVSPAEINGALRAIPGGKETARSGSPEGRPAEPGSTAQNHVPGTAWSYNGGEQRGDRGTVRIAAHKLDKLTAGADSLLTTRLFITQRIRELEEMMTRFSLWQWNHSQAFNDLQTIRRRAFGEEKAAIPPDLVLPLQRAVEFLEYNREFVTNLQHDLASHLRFMEIDRSALETSTSEISDLVHDAALLPASAILTPFSAFVREFSRSSGKSVDLTIEGGEIEVDRRILDALKDPIMHLIRNSIDHGIESPDLRRERQKPATGSVRIRVFPRSGSRVGIEVADDGAGIDSSAIRRTAVESGVITADEEASLTDSEAIWLIFRSGMTTSRIVTDLSGRGLGLAIVEDTVSRLGGEVTISSAVGKGTAVTLTVPVSMATLRGLLVRSERQIYVLPMQQVKQVLRVRPDSLTASKGRATIQFSGETIEVIRLTDALGIPPSGPVAPGERPKPLVIIAYGAGQIACMVDEVIRVQEIVVRPLGSQLISVRRIDGAVILGDGHLALVLDPLELIQDAMQAERSASTSMLPWEAERRVMVVEDSVTSRALLQEILEGAGYQVETAANGIDAFARLKQHEFDMVVSDVDMPRMNGFTLTEKIRAEGGHLAGIQVALVTSLDSPEDRERGKAVGADAYIVKKNFEAGEFLKMVRRLMRRREGELQER; encoded by the coding sequence ATGACCGGATCGGACGACGTATTCCGTGCCCGTCTCCTGGAGACGTTCCGCGAGGAGGCGGACGGATACCTTGAAACAATCACCGAGGGGCTGATCGCGCTCGAGAAGGCCGGGCCGACGCCCGAGCTGGTAGAGCAGGTTTACCGGACGGTCCACAGCCTGAAAGGAGCATCGCGCGCGGTCAACCTCCGGGAGATCGAGTCCATCTGCCAGAACCTCGAGACCGTCTTCTCCCTTGTGAAGCGGGGTGAGTACGTCCCGGAAGCGGACGGCTTCGACCTCTTTCACCAGGCAATCGCGGTCATAAGGAGTCTTATCCGGGAAGAGAGACCCGATGTCTCTCCGGCGGAGATCAACGGGGCGCTCCGGGCCATCCCCGGCGGGAAGGAGACTGCCCGGAGCGGTTCCCCCGAAGGCCGCCCGGCCGAACCGGGTTCGACTGCCCAGAACCACGTTCCCGGGACGGCCTGGAGTTATAACGGCGGCGAACAGAGGGGCGACCGGGGCACGGTGCGGATCGCCGCCCACAAACTCGACAAACTCACCGCCGGAGCCGACAGTCTCCTCACGACCCGGCTCTTCATCACGCAGAGGATACGCGAGCTCGAGGAGATGATGACCCGTTTCTCCCTCTGGCAGTGGAACCACTCTCAGGCGTTCAACGACCTGCAGACGATCCGCAGGAGGGCTTTCGGGGAAGAGAAGGCAGCGATTCCTCCCGATCTTGTCCTGCCGCTCCAGCGGGCAGTCGAGTTCCTGGAGTACAACCGCGAGTTCGTGACCAATCTCCAGCATGATCTCGCCTCGCACCTGCGTTTTATGGAGATCGACCGGTCGGCACTCGAGACGAGCACTTCCGAGATATCCGACCTCGTCCACGATGCCGCACTCCTCCCGGCTTCAGCCATACTCACCCCGTTCTCCGCGTTCGTGAGAGAGTTCTCCCGCTCCTCGGGGAAATCGGTCGACCTCACGATCGAGGGCGGCGAGATCGAGGTCGACCGGCGTATCCTCGATGCGTTGAAAGACCCCATCATGCACCTCATACGGAACAGCATCGATCACGGCATCGAGAGCCCGGATCTCCGGAGGGAGCGGCAGAAACCGGCCACCGGCTCCGTGCGGATCCGGGTCTTCCCCCGGTCGGGAAGCAGGGTCGGCATCGAGGTGGCCGACGACGGCGCCGGCATCGACAGCAGCGCGATCCGGAGAACCGCCGTCGAGAGCGGGGTGATCACGGCGGACGAGGAGGCAAGCCTCACGGACAGCGAGGCGATCTGGCTCATCTTCCGCTCGGGAATGACCACGAGCCGGATCGTCACCGATCTCTCGGGGAGGGGGCTCGGGCTTGCAATCGTGGAAGATACCGTCTCCCGTCTCGGGGGGGAGGTGACGATCTCCTCGGCCGTCGGCAAAGGGACGGCGGTCACCCTGACCGTTCCGGTGAGCATGGCCACCCTCCGCGGGCTGCTCGTCCGCTCTGAACGGCAGATATATGTCCTCCCGATGCAGCAGGTGAAGCAGGTTCTCCGGGTTCGGCCGGATTCCCTGACCGCCTCTAAGGGCCGGGCGACGATCCAGTTCTCAGGCGAGACGATCGAGGTCATCCGGCTCACCGATGCCCTGGGCATCCCCCCGTCCGGCCCCGTCGCACCGGGGGAGCGGCCGAAGCCACTTGTCATCATCGCGTACGGGGCCGGGCAGATCGCCTGTATGGTCGATGAAGTGATCCGGGTGCAGGAGATCGTCGTCCGGCCGCTCGGCAGCCAGCTCATCTCCGTGCGGAGGATCGACGGGGCGGTGATCCTCGGGGACGGCCATCTGGCGCTCGTGCTCGACCCTCTCGAACTGATCCAGGACGCGATGCAGGCGGAGCGATCGGCATCGACATCCATGCTGCCATGGGAGGCAGAGCGCCGGGTCATGGTCGTCGAGGACTCGGTTACGTCGCGTGCCCTGCTGCAGGAGATACTTGAAGGGGCCGGATATCAGGTGGAGACCGCCGCCAACGGGATCGACGCATTCGCAAGGCTTAAGCAGCATGAGTTTGATATGGTCGTTTCAGATGTTGATATGCCCCGGATGAACGGGTTTACGCTCACCGAGAAGATACGAGCCGAAGGCGGGCACCTTGCCGGGATTCAGGTGGCGCTGGTCACTTCGCTCGATTCGCCCGAAGATCGGGAACGAGGAAAGGCGGTCGGGGCGGACGCATATATCGTCAAGAAGAACTTCGAGGCAGGAGAGTTTCTCAAGATGGTCCGGCGCCTGATGCGTCGCCGCGAGGGAGAACTCCAGGAGCGATGA
- a CDS encoding methyl-accepting chemotaxis protein, with amino-acid sequence MLTFFSDMKVGTKILVICLFLAIIPTLMLGIVAYTSSSGVINDQIETLLETQVHDARGWTNDVYKLTRNKVNSDLNVLHENFYARGTPEVIDGKLALVDGTGNPYVINDNFEIVDQVQSLVGGAATVFQVYDDNAVRISTNVIGNDGARAVGTELTQNVYDVVVNQGETYYGSRDLFGKRYVTAYEPIKDSRGNIVGVLFVGTEEQETLDVVKSSLKETVIGRNGYMFVVDSNGQLLVHPSEEGENWAGEEFVQEMIENQVGVIRHQIDGTDIIDAYTYYEPLDWYIVSRAELSDFTGPIDTIRNTIIIVVLASIAIGVAIAILFGRSISDPLQQVVLMLKELRNGHLSARLNIRRQDEIGVMARTMDEFAGDLQTNVVGNLKKIALGEYVQEFPVADEGDEIRPALAMMVQSLDHLHKETLKLTDAARAGDLSIRGDEKAFRGGYRMIIAGFNKTLESITEPVNEAMRLARFYASGDFTARFDEKIPVAGEFVAYRDALNTIGIELSRLMKLISEELYEGVSVLSLASNEILAVTSQLAAASSQTATTVNETSDSVESVRKKTELVNQKTKDVSEKAMRALEVSKGGQKSVRETLEGMNQIQRQMDLVRMSVIRLSEQSQAVGEIIATVNDISEQSNLLAVNASIEAAKAGEFGKGFAVVANEIHNLAEQSKKATSNIRAILTDIQQGVSSTAVSTEQGIMSVASAAQLTSNAQEVIEVLAQSIADTSQEVIEIATSIQTQASGVDQISRAMENIRDAAQKNLETTHKAEKTAEDLHELGARLKRITQQYRV; translated from the coding sequence ATGCTCACATTTTTTTCAGACATGAAAGTCGGGACGAAGATCCTCGTCATCTGCCTATTTCTGGCGATCATCCCGACGCTTATGCTCGGTATAGTGGCGTACACCAGTTCGAGCGGTGTGATCAACGACCAGATCGAGACACTGCTCGAGACACAGGTGCACGACGCGCGGGGATGGACCAACGATGTCTACAAACTCACCCGCAATAAGGTGAACAGCGACCTCAACGTTCTCCACGAGAACTTCTACGCTCGCGGGACTCCCGAGGTCATCGACGGGAAACTGGCCCTGGTGGACGGCACCGGCAACCCGTACGTCATCAACGACAACTTCGAGATCGTCGACCAGGTGCAGTCCCTGGTCGGCGGCGCGGCGACGGTCTTCCAGGTCTACGACGACAATGCCGTCAGGATCTCCACAAACGTCATCGGAAATGACGGGGCGCGGGCAGTCGGGACCGAACTGACCCAGAACGTCTACGACGTCGTGGTGAACCAGGGGGAGACCTACTACGGGAGCAGGGATCTCTTCGGCAAGCGCTACGTCACCGCGTACGAGCCGATAAAGGACAGCCGCGGAAACATCGTCGGGGTTCTCTTCGTCGGGACGGAGGAGCAGGAGACGCTCGACGTCGTCAAGTCGAGCCTTAAAGAGACGGTCATCGGCAGAAACGGCTACATGTTCGTCGTCGACAGCAACGGCCAGCTGCTCGTGCACCCGTCCGAGGAGGGAGAGAACTGGGCCGGCGAAGAGTTCGTCCAGGAGATGATCGAGAACCAGGTCGGGGTCATCCGTCACCAGATCGACGGTACCGATATCATCGACGCCTACACCTACTACGAACCGCTCGACTGGTACATCGTCTCCCGTGCCGAACTCTCCGACTTCACCGGGCCGATAGACACCATCAGGAACACCATCATCATCGTCGTCCTCGCATCCATCGCGATAGGCGTCGCGATCGCCATCCTCTTCGGCCGCTCGATCTCCGATCCCCTGCAGCAGGTCGTGCTGATGCTCAAAGAGCTCCGTAACGGCCACCTCTCCGCACGGCTCAACATCAGGCGGCAGGACGAGATCGGGGTCATGGCCAGAACAATGGACGAGTTCGCCGGCGATCTCCAGACGAACGTCGTCGGGAACCTCAAAAAGATCGCTCTCGGCGAGTATGTCCAGGAGTTCCCGGTCGCCGACGAAGGCGACGAGATCCGACCCGCACTCGCGATGATGGTCCAGTCGCTCGACCACCTCCACAAAGAGACGCTCAAACTCACCGACGCCGCCCGTGCAGGCGATCTCTCAATCCGCGGGGACGAGAAGGCGTTCCGCGGCGGCTACCGGATGATCATCGCCGGGTTCAACAAGACCCTCGAGTCGATCACCGAGCCGGTGAACGAGGCGATGCGGCTTGCACGGTTCTACGCTTCCGGCGACTTCACCGCACGGTTCGACGAGAAGATCCCGGTCGCCGGAGAGTTCGTCGCCTACCGCGACGCCCTCAACACCATCGGGATCGAACTCTCGCGGCTGATGAAATTGATCAGCGAGGAACTATACGAGGGCGTCTCGGTTCTCTCGCTCGCCTCAAACGAGATCCTGGCGGTCACGAGCCAGCTCGCCGCGGCCAGTTCCCAGACCGCGACGACGGTGAACGAGACCTCGGACTCGGTCGAGAGCGTCAGGAAGAAGACCGAACTGGTAAATCAGAAGACGAAAGATGTCTCCGAGAAGGCAATGCGGGCGCTGGAGGTCTCGAAAGGCGGCCAGAAGTCCGTGCGCGAAACCCTTGAAGGTATGAACCAGATCCAGCGGCAGATGGATCTCGTCCGGATGAGCGTCATCCGGCTCTCCGAACAGAGCCAGGCCGTCGGTGAGATCATCGCGACCGTGAACGACATCTCCGAGCAGTCCAACCTGCTCGCGGTGAACGCTTCCATCGAGGCCGCAAAGGCCGGAGAGTTCGGGAAAGGGTTTGCCGTCGTCGCAAACGAGATCCATAACCTTGCCGAGCAGTCTAAGAAAGCGACCTCGAACATCCGGGCAATCCTCACCGATATCCAGCAGGGGGTCTCCTCGACCGCGGTCTCGACCGAGCAGGGGATCATGTCCGTCGCGAGCGCGGCCCAGCTGACGAGCAACGCACAGGAGGTTATCGAGGTGCTTGCCCAGTCGATAGCAGACACCTCGCAGGAGGTCATCGAGATCGCCACCTCGATCCAGACGCAAGCATCGGGGGTCGACCAGATCTCGCGCGCGATGGAGAATATCCGGGACGCGGCGCAGAAGAACCTCGAGACCACCCATAAGGCGGAAAAGACCGCCGAGGACCTGCACGAGCTCGGGGCCCGCTTAAAGAGGATCACCCAGCAGTATCGGGTCTAA
- a CDS encoding chemotaxis protein CheW: MTHLLFFTVEGLACALPLAETRQVVGMVELQPGTGKRRGETGIMNLHGRAVPVYSLRSLLGLPDRPPLPTDVLVIAHPSRECVALWADGVRGVQESRVQLPPETDASSPPGVLRTEDGDIIIYDLGAFLAGEETAQYPLPTGTTGTGGETPPYDAEKIGEILTERARAFAQPEEETGGEAPFSELLTFRLADQEYAIKTQYIREVFIMHEITPVPGVPDFIVGICAVRGEIISVVDLRALFGIPKRGLTDLNRVIVLSDGTVTFGILADYITDIYIRPVDPFSPIEPGTTPIPQRYLLGVTEGSVLVLDAAAILADPALGVDQTRK, from the coding sequence ATGACGCATCTTCTGTTCTTTACCGTTGAGGGGCTGGCCTGTGCTCTCCCCCTCGCCGAGACCCGGCAGGTCGTCGGCATGGTGGAACTCCAGCCCGGGACCGGCAAACGCCGCGGGGAAACGGGAATCATGAATCTGCACGGCAGAGCCGTCCCCGTCTACTCGCTCCGGAGTCTCCTCGGACTCCCCGACCGCCCTCCTCTCCCCACCGACGTCCTCGTCATCGCTCACCCCTCCCGGGAATGCGTGGCCCTCTGGGCGGACGGGGTGCGGGGAGTGCAGGAGAGCCGGGTGCAACTCCCGCCGGAAACCGACGCCTCCTCTCCTCCCGGCGTGCTGCGGACCGAAGACGGGGATATCATCATCTACGATCTCGGTGCGTTCCTTGCAGGGGAAGAGACCGCGCAGTACCCTCTTCCGACCGGCACGACCGGCACCGGCGGGGAGACGCCGCCTTACGACGCCGAAAAAATCGGTGAGATCCTTACGGAACGGGCGCGGGCGTTCGCGCAGCCGGAAGAGGAGACGGGCGGCGAGGCCCCGTTCTCGGAACTCCTCACGTTCAGGCTCGCTGACCAGGAGTATGCCATCAAGACGCAGTACATCCGCGAAGTCTTCATCATGCACGAGATCACCCCGGTTCCCGGGGTGCCCGACTTCATCGTCGGTATCTGTGCCGTCAGGGGAGAGATCATCTCCGTCGTCGATCTCCGCGCGCTCTTCGGGATCCCGAAGCGCGGCCTGACCGACCTCAACCGGGTCATCGTCCTCTCCGACGGGACGGTGACCTTCGGGATTCTTGCGGACTACATCACGGACATCTACATCCGGCCGGTCGACCCGTTCTCCCCCATAGAGCCCGGAACGACCCCGATCCCCCAGCGTTACCTCCTGGGTGTCACGGAAGGATCGGTGCTCGTCCTCGATGCGGCGGCGATCCTCGCCGACCCCGCGCTGGGGGTTGACCAGACCCGAAAATAA
- a CDS encoding DUF4097 family beta strand repeat-containing protein, with product MQRTVYAVLALVVLATALSGCTGVPGVEETEQFDRTVAVEPESSIVVINHNGNVAVTVREGNDVLITAVKRSVYGRGELDKVEIEVTEGDPLRVETVHTGFNPRVSVDYTISLPPTVVLQRVESSNGRIELSGVRVTETELLTSNGRVTVNGAPGGDLVATSSNGRIELSGVEGYVMATTSNAGITVEDCGGITGLATSNGAITAEIPAIRGDMTVSSSNAGITLRFAEDLNARVAATTSNGRITVHNLMLQLEESTGTSVSGTLGAGGPTVSVRTSNAGIDLFGP from the coding sequence ATGCAGCGAACCGTATACGCGGTACTTGCCCTTGTCGTCCTCGCCACCGCTCTTTCCGGATGCACCGGGGTGCCGGGCGTCGAGGAGACGGAGCAGTTCGACCGGACGGTCGCGGTGGAGCCTGAGAGCAGTATCGTCGTGATCAATCACAACGGAAACGTCGCCGTGACCGTCCGCGAGGGGAATGACGTCCTTATCACGGCGGTCAAGCGATCCGTCTACGGCCGGGGCGAACTCGATAAGGTCGAGATCGAGGTGACGGAGGGCGACCCACTGCGGGTAGAGACGGTGCACACCGGCTTCAACCCGCGGGTGAGTGTCGACTACACGATATCCCTGCCCCCGACCGTCGTCCTGCAGAGGGTCGAGAGCTCGAACGGCAGGATCGAACTCTCGGGAGTGCGGGTTACGGAAACAGAACTCCTGACGTCGAACGGCCGGGTGACCGTCAACGGCGCCCCCGGCGGCGATCTTGTGGCAACCTCATCGAACGGCCGGATCGAACTCTCGGGCGTCGAGGGCTATGTCATGGCGACGACCAGCAACGCCGGCATCACGGTGGAGGACTGCGGAGGGATTACGGGTCTCGCGACCTCGAACGGAGCAATAACCGCCGAAATACCCGCCATCCGGGGAGACATGACGGTATCGTCGAGCAACGCCGGCATCACGCTCAGGTTCGCAGAGGATCTGAATGCCCGGGTGGCCGCCACCACCTCGAACGGCAGGATAACGGTTCATAATCTTATGCTCCAGCTCGAAGAGTCGACGGGAACCTCGGTCTCGGGAACGCTCGGCGCCGGGGGCCCGACCGTCAGCGTCAGAACCTCGAACGCCGGCATCGACCTCTTCGGACCCTGA
- a CDS encoding ABC transporter permease: MAWEFLTVYWREMIRFVRFRTQLFSSLLQPALWMAFFGVAMSSNFDRFTSSIPAPAGVIPLDYLTFMAAGVIAMTTLFTSLFGGMSLLFDKNWGLMREMLASPMPRTHIMLGVSLSGMTKSFIQVSIIMAFGLLLGVEFFPGYPAARIALSILGIFAFVGAFSLGFLLFSSTISMRLESPEGLQGIMTLLTLPLFFVSNALYPIQAFPAFLQVLSTYNPLTHLVNGIRYFALGSDFFAVGARYTSTTTDVLTSFAYLAVFAAVMYLLARRTFEKAVVT, from the coding sequence ATGGCATGGGAATTCCTTACCGTCTACTGGCGGGAGATGATCCGGTTCGTCAGGTTCAGGACGCAGCTCTTCTCGTCGCTCCTGCAGCCGGCGCTCTGGATGGCGTTCTTCGGCGTCGCGATGTCCTCGAACTTCGACCGGTTCACATCGTCGATCCCGGCCCCGGCGGGCGTCATCCCCCTCGATTACCTCACCTTCATGGCAGCCGGGGTGATCGCGATGACGACCCTCTTCACGAGCCTCTTTGGAGGGATGAGCCTCCTCTTCGACAAGAACTGGGGGCTGATGCGGGAGATGCTGGCAAGCCCCATGCCCCGGACGCATATCATGCTCGGGGTCAGCCTCTCGGGGATGACGAAATCGTTCATCCAGGTCTCGATCATCATGGCCTTCGGCCTCCTCCTCGGGGTGGAGTTCTTCCCGGGGTACCCGGCCGCCCGGATCGCCCTCTCGATCCTCGGCATATTCGCGTTCGTCGGCGCCTTCTCGCTCGGGTTCCTGCTCTTCTCCTCCACCATCTCGATGCGCCTCGAAAGCCCCGAAGGGCTGCAGGGGATCATGACGCTCCTCACCCTGCCGCTCTTCTTCGTCTCGAACGCCCTCTACCCGATCCAGGCGTTCCCGGCGTTTCTGCAGGTGCTCTCGACCTACAACCCCCTGACCCACCTGGTCAACGGGATCCGCTACTTCGCTCTCGGAAGCGATTTCTTCGCCGTCGGCGCCCGCTACACCTCCACCACGACCGACGTCCTCACCTCGTTCGCGTACCTGGCAGTCTTTGCGGCGGTGATGTATCTCCTTGCCCGGCGGACGTTTGAGAAGGCCGTCGTGACATAA